Proteins found in one Anoplolepis gracilipes chromosome 7, ASM4749672v1, whole genome shotgun sequence genomic segment:
- the Nacalpha gene encoding nascent polypeptide-associated complex subunit alpha, translating to MPELTELDKAASSEPNKVDLGGIGSATDSDSDDTIPELEDAGTPGTVGFPGTAVTGLPIDMVSKAKQSRGEKKARKLMSKLGLKPIQGVNRVTIRKSKNILFVINKPDVLKNPASDTYIVFGEAKIEDLSQQAQVAAAEKFKEPPVIPATEAGGSTTVVAPIQEESEEEVDETGVEEKDVDLVMCQANVSRGKAIKALKNNQNDIVNAIMELTM from the exons ATGCCAGAATTGACAGAACTTGACAAAGCGGCTAGTTCGGAGCCTAACAAAGTAGATCTGGGAGGTATTGGCTCTGCGACTGACTCAGACTCAGACGATACTATACCAGAATTAGAAGATGCAGGCACTCCTGGCACTGTTGGGTTTCCTGGCACAGCTGTCACTGGGCTTCCCATTGATATGGTATCCAAGGCTAAGCAGAGTCGCGGTGAAAAAAAGGCCAGGAAGCTTATGAGCAAGTTAGGATTAAAGCCA atACAAGGAGTCAATAGAGTGACTATTCGCAAATCAAAGAACATTctgtttgttataaataagCCAGATGTTTTGAAAAATCCAGCTTCAGACACATACATAGTCTTTGGTGAAGCTAAG aTTGAAGATCTCAGTCAACAAGCTCAGGTAGCAGCAGCTGAGAAATTCAAGGAACCACCAGTTATACCAGCGACTGAAGCTGGTGGCAGTACTACG GTTGTTGCTCCTATACAAGAGGAATCAGAAGAAGAAGTGGATGAAACAGGTGTGGAGGAAAAGGATGTTGATTTGGTTATGTGTCAAGCTAACGTATCACGAGGGAAAGCTATTAAagctcttaaaaataatcaaaatgacATTGTCAATGCTATCATG GAATTGACAATGTGA